A single region of the Leptodactylus fuscus isolate aLepFus1 chromosome 5, aLepFus1.hap2, whole genome shotgun sequence genome encodes:
- the LINS1 gene encoding protein Lines homolog 1: MERPLPGLRRLHNILLQAAPLHEDLQAAAVLLMPSDNPAIHENAGWVHRDVTLLQLSLIQLLIIKAENLCTEPQVRRQYSRVVELLQQHGVNATIIRLFSSSDKVLVHISTKCLSCLVLYQLKFQNVVNAEWLQFCLSSLGEEPGSHIGMPCLMSLVAVCKGILMDERIRKADYVLQIIAPLEKVFEGFCATWIFRLSNSDCKPLTLDGESSSQFSCLLDLLEVLVALRIELTLNVSLCKHVLPVILPQALNLMAAPIPYFVKKQAILVLKRCLLYKAGEDFLPSPHSLFNQQGAASDKELATLASILLAAVEECWLFQVPSCDRSNSFSGANEGSEHGQDLVLLGSTCLSVLKAVEIQFCYKASSSTGSGHTEFSEMPTYMPDLLTFLKLHLKWKEPMHYCEWVSLIFIEQDDDMLEVAKSLLHMYLHNPRLNSTTSDGKDIGKLLSHEHGMNPHCIFLFLLKNVSFDSSVLLDFLISSETCFLEYFVMYLKLLKEDWPQFCLTCTFHDMSSSVLFSSVANVSVCPLQMNMPRAQECICSPHVAKSTVPDPKNKQSPRSQPSDSKSSSALGALQRLVEYDSSEDSDSEMLVTEPCPVMSHRAGADSSDIDKHMKDLELTAICSRFHNMSASKPAAPVYQARGIQQKSAQCLANLQGAIDRLHRKKLFPYNPTALLKLLTHVCALSKE; this comes from the exons ATGGAAAGACCATTGCCAGGCTTAAGGAGGCTGCACAACATATTACTGCAAGCTGCCCCCCTACATGAAGACTTACAAGCTGCTGCAGTTCTGTTAATGCCAAGTGACAACCCAG CAATCCATGAGAATGCTGGGTGGGTACACCGGGATGTTACCTTGCTTCAACTGTCTCTTATCCAGCTCTTGATCATCAAAGCTGAGAATCTCTGCACTGAGCCACAAGTGAGACGTCAGTATTCCCGTGTGGTGGAGCTGCTGCAACAACATGGAGTCAACGCCACAATA ATTAGACTGTTCTCCTCTTCAGATAAGGTGCTAGTACACATCTCCACCAAGTGCCTCTCTTGTTTGGTGCTATATCAACTTAAATTCCAG AATGTGGTGAATGCTGAATGGCTTCAGTTCTGCCTAAGTAGCTTGGGTGAAGAGCCGGGATCCCACATCGGAATGCCATGTCTGATGTCCTTAGTAGCTGTTTGTAAAGGAATCCTTATGGATGAGAGGATCAGAAAAGCAG ATTATGTGCTGCAGATTATTGCACCGCTGGAAAAAGTATTTGAAGGCTTCTGCGCCACCTGGATCTTCCGTCTTTCAAACAGTGATTGCAAACCTCTGACACTAGATGGCGAGTCCAGCAGCCAGTTCTCCTGCCTCTTGGATCTATTAGAAGTCTTGGTTGCCTTAAGGATAGAACTGACATTAAACGTCTCCCTCTGCAAACATGTTTTACCTGTGATTCTTCCTCAGGCCTTGAACCTAATGGCCGCTCCTATTCCTTACTTTGTAAAGAAGCAGGCCATCCTGGTGCTAAAACGATGTCTCCTGTATAAAGCTGGTGAAGATTTCCTGCCTTCCCCGCACAGTTTAtttaaccagcaaggtgcagcttCAGATAAGGAGCTGGCTACCCTGGCCTCCATACTACTGGCTGCAGTAGAGGAATGCTGGCTATTCCAAGTGCCTTCATGTGACAGGTCAAACAGCTTCAGTGGTGCCAACGAAGGCTCGGAGCATGGTCAGGACCTGGTGTTACTGGGATCAACCTGTCTTTCTGTTCTCAAGGCTGTGGAAATTCAGTTCTGTTATAAAGCCTCCAGTAGTACGGGGTCAG GGCATACTGAATTTTCCGAAATGCCTACGTATATGCCTGACTTACTGACTTTCCTAAAACTGCATCTTAAATGGAAGGAGCCAATGCACTACTGTGAATGGGTGTCCCTGATCTTTATAGAGCAAGATGATGACATGTTGGAAGTGGCAAAGAGTCTGCTTCATATGTACCTGCACAATCCAAG ACTGAATTCTACAACTAGTGATGGAAAGGACATTGGGAAGTTGCTATCACATGAGCATGGGATGAACCCGCACTGCATCTTCTTGTTCCTTTTGAAGAATGTATCGTTTGATTCTTCAGTCCTACTAGACTTCCTGATCTCCTCCGAGACCTGCTTTCTGGAGTACTTTGTAATGTATTTGAAGCTTCTGAAAGAAGATTGGCCTCAGTTTTGCTTAACCTGCACCTTCCATGACATGTCCTCCTCTGTCCTGTTCTCTAGTGTGGCCAAtgtctctgtctgtcctctgcaGATGAACATGCCACGTGCACAAGAATGCATTTGCAGTCCACATGTGGCTAAATCCACTGTGCCTGATCCAAAGAATAAGCAGTCACCACGTTCTCAGCCATCTGACTCTAAAAGTTCCTCCGCTTTAGGTGCTCTTCAGCGCCTTGTGGAATATGACAGCTCTGAAGACTCCGACTCAGAAATGTTAGTCACTGAACCATGTCCAGTCATGTCACACcgtgcaggagctgacagctcagATATAGATAAACACATGAAGGACCTGGAGCTGACAGCAATCTGTTCGAGATTCCATAACATGTCAGCAAGTAAGCCAGCTGCCCCAGTATACCAGGCTCGGGGCATCCAGCAGAAGTCAGCACAATGTCTGGCTAATCTTCAGGGAGCCATTGACAGGTTGCatagaaagaagctgtttccatACAACCCAACTGCTCTGTTAAAGCTACTCACCCATGTATGTGCACTAAGCAAAGAATAA